The DNA sequence AGGACGGCCAGCAGGTCGAGCAGCCCGATTCCTGGCTCGCCTACGGATCGCCGTGGGAGTTCCCGCACCCCGAGGCTGCCCAGACGATCTCTTTCGGCGGTCACACCGAGACGTACGACGACGGTGGCGTGCAGCGCTCCCGCTGGGTGCCGGGCTGGAACGTCCAGGCCGTTCCGTACAACTACATGGTGCCGGGCTACCAGAACGGCCGGGTCAACACGCTCCGCCTGTGGAGCGCGAAGGCGACGAACTCGTTCGACCTGCGCGTGTTCAACTCCGGCGACTACGAAGAGGCCGTCCGCGCGCAGACGTTCGCCGAGAACATCTCCAAAGTGCTGTACCCCGAGGACTCCACGCCCCAGGGCAAGGAGCTGCGGCTGCAGCAGCAGTACTTCTTCGTCGCGGCATCCATCAAGGACTTCCTCGACGTCACACTGCCGAAGGATTTCGACCTCACGAAGCTGCCCGACCGCATCATCTTCCAGCTGAACGACACCCACCCGGTCATCGCCGTGCCCGAGCTCATGCGTGTGCTCGTGGACGAGAAGAAGATGGAGTGGGAGGACGCGTGGGCGATCACCCAGAAGTGCTTCGCGTACACGTGCCACACGCTGCTGCCCGAAGCCCTCGAGGTCTGGTCGGTCGATCTGCTCGGCCACCTGCTGCCGCGGCACCTCGAGATCATCTACCGCATCAACGACGACTTCCTGGATGCCGTCCGCGAGCGCTTCGGCGACGACGAGATGCGCATCCGCGACATGTCGATCATCGGCGAGCACCCGGTCCGATCCGTGCGCATGGCCTACCTCGCGACGGTCGCCGGCGCGAAGGTCAACGGCGTCGCCGAGCTGCACTCGCAGCTGCTGCGCGAGAAGGTGCTGCCGGACTTCGACGAGTTCTTCCCCGGCAAGTTCACGAATGTCACGAACGGCGTCACCCCGCGCCGTTTCGTCCGCCTCGCCAACCCCGAGCTGTCGGCGCTGATCACCGACGCCCTCGGATCGGGCTGGGTCACCGATCTGGAGCGCCTGCGCGAACTCGAGACGCACGCCGAGGATCCGGAGTTCCGTGCCCGCTTCGCCGAGGTGAAGGCCGCGAACAAGCGCCGCCTCAGCGCCGTGCTGCGCGAGCGCGACGGGTTCGAGGTGAGCGACGGCCACATGCTCGATGTCATGGTCAAGCGTCTGCACGAGTACAAGCGCCAGATGCTCAAGATCCTGCACGTGGTGACGCAGTACGAGAGCGTCATCTCGGGGCGCGTGGTGGCCGCCGACCTGCAGCCACGGACGGCGATCTTCGGTGCGAAGGCCGCCCCGGGCTACGCGATGGCGAAGAACATCATCCACCTGATCAACGCCGTGGGTTCCGTCGTGAACGCCGACACGCGCCTCGAGGGGCGCCTCAAGGTCCTGTTCCCGCCGAACTACAACGTGACCCTCGCCGAGCGCGTGATCCCCGCCGCCGACCTGTCCGAGCAGATCTCGCTCGCCGGCAAGGAGGCGTCGGGCACGGGCAACATGAAGTTCGCCCTGAACGGCGCCCTCACGATCGGCACGGACGACGGGGCGAACGTCGAGATCCGCGAGCTCGTCGGCGACGAGAACTTCTTCCTGTTCGGAATGAGCGAGCCCGAGGTCGAGGCGCTCTGGGCGCGCGGCTACAAGCCCGCCGAGTTCTATCAGGCCGACGACAACCTGCGCCGTGCGCTGGATCTCATCGCCTCGGGGGCGTTCTCCCGCGGCGACCGGTCGACGTTCGAGCCGATCGTGTCGAACCTGCTGTACGACGACCGGTTCATGGTCCTCGCCGACTACTCGTCGTACATCGCCGAGCAGGTGAAGGTGGACGCGGCCTATGCCGACCAGGATGCGTGGAACCGCTCCGCGATCCTCAATGTCGCCCGCACCGGTTTCTTCTCGTCGGACCGGTCGATGCGCGACTACATCGACCGCATCTGGCACACCCCGCCTTCGTTCTGACCGGTCGTGGAGCGGTGCGTCCTAACGGGCGTACCGCTCCACGAACGTGCGGAGGATGCGGCTCGGGTGCGACACGGGCGCCCGGCGCACGGCATCCAGAGTCAGCTCGAGCTCGTGACCGGCGAAATAGCCGTGGTCCGCGTAGACGTGGATGCGGGTCGTGATGCCGTCGACGTCGAGCTCCGGGTGGAACTGCGTCGCATACACGTTCTGACCGACGCGGAACATCTGCACGGGGCACGCGGGGGAGGAGGCGAGGAGGACAGCGGACGGCGGCAGTGCGCTGATCGCCTCCTTGTGCCCCACGAACGCCTCGAACGTGGGCGGCAGCTCCTGCAGGAGCGGGTCGTCGCGGCCGGCATCCGTCATCGTGACCGGCACGACGCTGATCGGCTCGGAGTGCACGCGGTCGATCGTGGCGCCGAGGAAGGCACCGACCGTGCCGACGCCGTAGCAGGCGCCCAGGAACGGGAAGTCGCGCGCGACGACATCGCCGAGCAGTGCGGCGAATTCCGCCTCCACGCGGTGCTGGACCGCGGACTTCTTCTCGGGGGCGTCGGACGCGTTGAACGGACCGCCGCCGACGAAGATGCCGGACAGCTCGTCGAGGTCGAGCGGAGGCATCGCCCCTGCCTCCAGCCGCACGCGGACGAGCTCGCTCTCGCGCAGGCCCGAGTAGCGCAGGAACAGGGCGTATTCCTCGTCGGCGGGCACGTCCTCCGCCCGGGTCGCGAGGAGGACGAACGGCTTCACGCATCAAGCCTAGGCGGTCGCCGTCAAGGGCCCCGTCGCGGTCGACGTGCGGGTCTAGGCTGGAGGCATGGCTATCGCACGACTGCACGGCGGACCCCTCGACGGGCAGCTTCTGCCTCTGGACGACCCCGAACTCGACAAGCTCATCGTCCCCTACAGCGAGACCCAGGTGGTCTACGAGCGCAAGGGTGCACCCGAGCACACCGGCGAGGGCGACGGACCGACCGAGGCGGAATTCTGGTTCGTCGAGTCCGAGGACGAGATCGACCCCTACAGCGACACGGCGCGTGACCGCCGCTGAGCCCAGCGCTCATCCCGAGCCGTCTCGATCGATCGAGATCGAGCTCAAGTTCGACGTGGAGGACGGCACGCCGCTGCCGGAGTGGACGACGCTTCCCGGCGTGGCTTCGGTCGGCGACGCCGAGGTGCGCGAGCTCGACGCCCGCTACCTCGACACCGCGGAGTTCGCTCTCGCGTCGGCGGGCTACGCGCTGCGCCGGCGCAGCGGCGGACCCGATGCGGGGTGGCACATCAAGGGCCCCCGCATCGGCGGCGGCCGCACCGAGCTGCACTGGCCGCTCGGCGAGACCGACGACGTTCCGGATGCCGTCCGCGCGGCGATCGCGCCGGTGACGGACTCCGCGCTCACCCCGATCGCGCGCATCCTCAACACGCGCACCGCGTACGCCCTGAACGACGGCGCCGGGGGACTGGTCGCCGAGTTCGTCGATGACCGCGTGACCGCGACCGACGTACGCTCGGGCGCCGTCCGGGAGTGGCGGGAGTGGGAGATCGAACTGGGTCCCGCAGCGCCCGCCGACCCGCGGGAGTTCTTCGCCGCCGTGGAGGCGGCTGTCATCGCGGCGGGCGGCAGGGCCGCGGCGTCGGCGTCGAAGCTCGCTCGCGCCCTCGGGTACTGAGGAAGGGCTCAGCCGAACGGCGGCGTCGCACGGCAGCGGTCCGCATCGCCGGCCCCCGTGCGTCGGCTGTGCCCCCGCCACGTGAAAGACCGGGGACGAATCGGGCATGATGCCCCGCGGAGAGCCTCCGCGTGTCGATTCGTCCCCGGTCTTTCACACGGGTGCGGCCCGGGTTCACATGTTGATCATGTGACCCGCGAGACCGTGGAAGGCCTCCTGGACCGCTTCCGACAGCGTCGGGTGCGTGTGGACGTTTCGGGCCGCCTCGAGGGCCGTGAGGTCCCACTTCTGCGCGAGCGTGAGCTCGGGGAGCAGCTCGGAGACATCCGGGCCGATCAGGTGCCCGCCGAGGAGCTCGAGGTGCTCGCCGTCGGCGATGAGCTTCACGAAGCCGATCGGCTCGCCCAGGCCGTTCGCCTTGCCGTTGGCCGAGAACGGGAACTTGGCGACCTTCACGTCGTAGCCGGCGTCGCGCGCCTGCTGCTCGGTCAGGCCGAACGAGGCGACCTGCGGCGAGCAGAACGTCGCGCGCGGCATCATGCGGTAGTCGCCGAGGGTCATCGTCTCGGCCTTGCCGATCGTCTCGGCGGCGACGACGCCCTGGGCCTCGGCGACGTGCGCGAGCTGCAGCTTGGCGGTGACGTCGCCGATCGCGAAGATGTGCGGCACGTTCGTGCGCATGTAGTCGTCGATCTCGATCGCGCCGCGGTCGGTGAGCTTCACCCCGGTGTTCTCGA is a window from the Microbacterium lacus genome containing:
- a CDS encoding response regulator, whose product is MAIARLHGGPLDGQLLPLDDPELDKLIVPYSETQVVYERKGAPEHTGEGDGPTEAEFWFVESEDEIDPYSDTARDRR
- a CDS encoding glycogen/starch/alpha-glucan phosphorylase, with the protein product MPEKPTLASESATRATHALALAPVTAPASTVDGFVREFLQNLNFNRGVALSTSSATDRYFALAYTVRDYLMARWLEDLRRQREVQAKGVAYLSAEYLLGRQLDNNLLASGLTDIASEALASCGIDLDDLRQQEVEPGLGNGGLGRLAACFIDSLATLGVPNTGYGIRYEYGIFRQTFEDGQQVEQPDSWLAYGSPWEFPHPEAAQTISFGGHTETYDDGGVQRSRWVPGWNVQAVPYNYMVPGYQNGRVNTLRLWSAKATNSFDLRVFNSGDYEEAVRAQTFAENISKVLYPEDSTPQGKELRLQQQYFFVAASIKDFLDVTLPKDFDLTKLPDRIIFQLNDTHPVIAVPELMRVLVDEKKMEWEDAWAITQKCFAYTCHTLLPEALEVWSVDLLGHLLPRHLEIIYRINDDFLDAVRERFGDDEMRIRDMSIIGEHPVRSVRMAYLATVAGAKVNGVAELHSQLLREKVLPDFDEFFPGKFTNVTNGVTPRRFVRLANPELSALITDALGSGWVTDLERLRELETHAEDPEFRARFAEVKAANKRRLSAVLRERDGFEVSDGHMLDVMVKRLHEYKRQMLKILHVVTQYESVISGRVVAADLQPRTAIFGAKAAPGYAMAKNIIHLINAVGSVVNADTRLEGRLKVLFPPNYNVTLAERVIPAADLSEQISLAGKEASGTGNMKFALNGALTIGTDDGANVEIRELVGDENFFLFGMSEPEVEALWARGYKPAEFYQADDNLRRALDLIASGAFSRGDRSTFEPIVSNLLYDDRFMVLADYSSYIAEQVKVDAAYADQDAWNRSAILNVARTGFFSSDRSMRDYIDRIWHTPPSF
- a CDS encoding CYTH domain-containing protein, whose product is MTAAEPSAHPEPSRSIEIELKFDVEDGTPLPEWTTLPGVASVGDAEVRELDARYLDTAEFALASAGYALRRRSGGPDAGWHIKGPRIGGGRTELHWPLGETDDVPDAVRAAIAPVTDSALTPIARILNTRTAYALNDGAGGLVAEFVDDRVTATDVRSGAVREWREWEIELGPAAPADPREFFAAVEAAVIAAGGRAAASASKLARALGY
- a CDS encoding glutamine amidotransferase gives rise to the protein MKPFVLLATRAEDVPADEEYALFLRYSGLRESELVRVRLEAGAMPPLDLDELSGIFVGGGPFNASDAPEKKSAVQHRVEAEFAALLGDVVARDFPFLGACYGVGTVGAFLGATIDRVHSEPISVVPVTMTDAGRDDPLLQELPPTFEAFVGHKEAISALPPSAVLLASSPACPVQMFRVGQNVYATQFHPELDVDGITTRIHVYADHGYFAGHELELTLDAVRRAPVSHPSRILRTFVERYAR